The Nitrosarchaeum sp. genome has a segment encoding these proteins:
- the asd gene encoding aspartate-semialdehyde dehydrogenase, with the protein MDKKRVAIVGVTGSVGQEFVLSLNNHPWFQVTQIAASERSAGKKYLEAIRDPNSGIISWEVDGQIPEYIKEMTVKNISELDLTQLDLVFSAVESKAARDIETQIAAELPVISTSSAYRYEEDVPILIPGINDEQSELLEIQKKNRNWKGWVAPLPNCTTTGLAITLKPLYEKYGAKKVMMTSMQAISGAGRAPGVSAMNITDNIIPFIAKEEEKVRIETRKILGKLINGKIQDANIKVSCTCTRVPVIDGHTESVFVETEKEINSQSAKQVYDDANNESTVVGLPSSPEKYYAFHEDPTRPQPRMERSVGDGMTTTIGRVEKEELFDHGLKYVLFSHNKKMGSAKGAVLLAEMLYKKGKI; encoded by the coding sequence ATGGATAAGAAAAGAGTTGCAATTGTAGGAGTTACAGGATCAGTAGGTCAAGAATTTGTATTATCATTAAATAATCATCCTTGGTTTCAAGTTACACAAATAGCAGCATCTGAGCGATCTGCTGGAAAAAAATATCTTGAAGCAATTAGAGATCCCAATAGTGGAATAATTTCATGGGAAGTAGACGGACAAATTCCTGAATACATAAAAGAAATGACTGTGAAAAATATTAGCGAGTTAGATTTAACTCAATTAGACTTGGTATTTTCAGCAGTTGAATCAAAGGCAGCTAGAGATATTGAAACTCAGATAGCAGCAGAATTACCAGTTATTTCAACTAGTTCAGCTTATCGTTATGAAGAGGATGTACCAATTCTAATTCCTGGAATTAATGATGAACAATCAGAATTATTAGAAATACAAAAAAAGAATAGAAATTGGAAGGGTTGGGTTGCACCTCTCCCAAATTGTACCACTACAGGTTTAGCAATTACTTTAAAACCACTTTATGAAAAATATGGTGCAAAAAAAGTGATGATGACCTCAATGCAAGCAATATCTGGTGCAGGTCGTGCTCCGGGTGTATCTGCAATGAACATCACAGATAACATTATACCATTCATTGCAAAAGAAGAAGAAAAAGTAAGAATTGAAACTAGAAAAATCCTAGGTAAATTGATAAACGGAAAAATTCAAGATGCTAACATTAAAGTCAGTTGTACGTGTACTAGAGTTCCAGTAATTGATGGTCATACAGAATCAGTGTTTGTGGAAACTGAAAAGGAGATTAACTCACAAAGTGCCAAACAAGTTTACGATGATGCTAATAATGAGAGTACTGTAGTAGGACTTCCTTCATCTCCTGAAAAGTATTATGCATTTCATGAAGATCCAACACGACCTCAACCAAGAATGGAACGCAGTGTGGGTGATGGTATGACTACAACAATTGGAAGAGTTGAAAAAGAAGAATTATTTGATCATGGGTTAAAGTATGTATTATTCTCACATAATAAAAAAATGGGTTCCGCAAAAGGAGCTGTTTTATTAGCAGAGATGCTTTACAAAAAAGGTAAAATTTAG